A region from the Aegilops tauschii subsp. strangulata cultivar AL8/78 chromosome 5, Aet v6.0, whole genome shotgun sequence genome encodes:
- the LOC109747599 gene encoding protein neprosin-like: MTATRACLVALVVALTFLFMEGRATAARMSAGNLVQRRREVRSLLRRLNKPPVASIQSPDGDIIDCVHIIEQPAFDHLLLKNHTIQMYPSYNPKGMQHHSNITPHLITQIWHQNGKCPEHTIPIRRTKEEHVLRASSVRRFGTKMPRSIPLVNPINDTNTPNILRGHQYATASARYDKCHGSKGTFNMWKPAIARANDFSLTQLWITAGSYNGNNLNTIEVGWQVFPNLYGDSNTRLFIYWTRDAYQTTGCYNLLCSGFIQTSNQITIGGSISPTSTYGGTQYDIDILVWKDRAGGNWWLQVGGYNVGYWPSYIFSDLAHSASAIMWGGEIFSPDAGQTSTHMGSGHFPNEGFGKASHIKNIQVVNSSNCLNPPSDVGLITERNNCYNVQTGNYGDWGTYIYYGGPGNNPNCP; the protein is encoded by the exons ATGACGGCGACGCGAGCGTGCTTGGTCGCGCTCGTTGTGGCTCTTACGTTTCTCTTCATGGAGGGCCGGGCGACGGCAGCCCGGATGTCAGCCGGGAATTTGGTGCAGCGGCGGCGGGAGGTGCGAAGCCTCCTCAGGCGGCTCAATAAGCCTCCTGTCGCAAGCATTCAG AGCCCGGATGGAGATATCATAGACTGTGTGCATATCATCGAACAGCCTGCATTCGACCATCTTCTCCTCAAGAACCATACTATACAG ATGTATCCTTCTTACAACCCAAAAGGCATGCAACATCATTCCAATATCACACCCCATCTAATCACCCAAATATGGCATCAAAATGGAAAGTGCCCTGAGCACACCATACCAATACGAAGGACCAAGGAGGAGCATGTCTTGAGGGCCAGTTCAGTTAGGAGGTTTGGCACGAAGATGCCTAGGAGCATCCCACTTGTCAATCCAATCAATGACACTAACACACCCAATATATTAAGGGGCCACCAG TATGCCACCGCATCTGCACGGTACGATAAGTGCCACGGAAGCAAAGGCACCTTCAATATGTGGAAACCAGCGATTGCCAGGGCTAATGACTTCAGCTTAACACAGCTTTGGATCACTGCGGGTTCCTACAATGGCAACAACCTCAATACCATTGAAGTAGGATGGCAG GTTTTTCCAAATCTATATGGTGATAGCAATACGAGACTCTTCATCTACTGGACC CGCGATGCGTATCAAACTACAGGATGTTACAACCTATTATGCTCAGGTTTCAtccaaacaagcaatcaaatcaCAATTGGCGGCAGTATCTCCCCAACATCCACCTATGGTGGCACACAATATGACATCGATATTTTAGTTTGGAAG GACCGAGCAGGGGGTAATTGGTGGCTACAAGTTGGTGGCTACAATGTTGGGTATTGGCCATCATACATCTTCTCTGACTTGGCACATAGTGCCTCCGCTATTATGTGGGGCGGCGAGATATTTTCACCTGATGCCGGCCAAACATCCACACATATGGGTAGTGGACACTTTCCAAATGAAGGGTTCGGTAAGGCGAGTCACATCAAGAACATCCAAGTGGTAAATTCATCCAACTGTCTCAATCCCCCAAGTGATGTGGGCTTGATAACTGAGCGGAACAATTGCTATAATGTGCAAACTGGCAACTATGGCGACTGGGGAACTTACATCTACTATGGTGGCCCTGGGAATAACCCTAACTGCCCATGA